Within the Maledivibacter sp. genome, the region AGTATCATCTGTAACGTCTTCCATACTATTGATGTTCCCATAATTATCAAAACATAAGCTTAAAGCGGAACCATCTCTAAACTCATATGCACCAAATAAATAATCATCTTCACCTATCCCATGGGGATTTTCAACCTTCTTATAATTGCTATCACAATAATCAAGGGCATCCTTAGCACTATCTCCCACACTCACCTCAAAAGGGCCAGTTACTTTATTAGTAGATATGGTGATATAGCTAACCTTTCCACTATAATCATCAATGGTTAAGTTAACACCATTATAGTCCATGGTCGTATAATTCCCACCATCTTCTTGATTTTCAAAACTACCCTCAGCATAATCACTACCCATAATCCCTATAACTTCATCCTTTGTCATACCAATATCAATGACCTTTACCTCATAGCCCTCGGGTAATTCATCGATTTTGAATTCAGGTGCATACTCCCCATTATATACATCCTCTTGTATCTGAGACATGACATCAATATTCGTAATCCTATTAGCAGAATACACAGGATTATCAGAGAATTCAAAATAATACTGGGCATTATCACTTTTTTCTGTACTATTCGTATCCATTCCAAATCCAATACCCCCAATGCTTACTTTAGGATAGCGAATAATTGTCTCATTATCTCCATCATATAGATTGTCAGCAATATACAATCTAATGGCTACAATAATATCCTTAGTCAATCCTGCCTTTTCATGGTCTTCCTTGTAATTATACTGTCCACCATCACTCGTTCCAATATATAAATCATAATCTTCACATGAATACCTTATAAACTTGTTTTGGTCATCTTCTTCCAGTTTGAACTGTGGAAATGCTTTACATAGCTCATTAATATCCTTATTCATATAACCTAGTAAAAAATCAAGATTTCCACCGGCTAAATCAAAGTTGTTTGTTTCCTTAGATGTTTTTCGTGAATCGGCAGGTTCTTCTCTATTGTTCTCCTGTGACTTAGCCCCCTGGGAAGCTTTTTCAGCCTCAAGTTCGGCTCGTATCTCTTCCCTTAATTTTTCTTCTGTTTTTTGATTAGCTGTCTCCGATGAACACCCTGGTAGGCATAGGATCATCAGTGACGCACATACCATCACTAATAGCTTTTTCATATTTTCCTCCTTTTGTATCTCCTATCGAGCTTTAAAAATGCATATGGATAGGATTCTACATATCACTTCTAATTTTATATAAAATAACTTTTATCATTATAGCATTTATTTCAATTCTTTCCGCTAAATCTGACCTATTTGTTAGATTTAAATTTAATATTCTGCCATGGCGTAGTCTTTCATAATCAATTATGAATTTATTTTCATTGGCACATAGATTTATGTCTTATTATGGGATGATTTTGAAACTACTACCAATTTGTTAAAATGTTTTGAGTTTTGTTTGAAAAAAGGTATAATTATGTAGAAGGAGGTCGAAAAATGATAAAAAAAATACAAACAAGAATTATTGGTGCTATGGTTGCTTGTACTATATTAATAACAGGTATAGTTGCAACTGTGTCTTTAAGTATGGCTTCAAGAGCTGTTGAGACGGAAGCTGCTAATCATCTTCATACTTTGGCAAAACAAAGAGCCCAAGAATTAGATGGAAAGTTCCATACCATAGAAAAGGAAATTATGGGCTTACAGAACTCTGTAGGTGTATTGCTGCAAGATAGTAATTATGAAAATTTAGATGATGTAGAGATAAGGAAAAAGTTGAGAATAAACATTGCAAGGTTAGTAGAAAAGTATGCTCATACTATGGATGGAAATGTAAGTACATATATGGTATTCAAGCCGGAATTTGCGAATACCGATCTACAGGTTCCCTATTTTAAAGAAAACAATAAATATGTGGATATGGGGGAAGTTGCATCTTACGAGGATTTAACATCTGAATCCCATGACCTAGCATGGTTTTGGGATGCCATAGAAGCTAATGGTGGTGTTTGGAGCGAACCCTATCAAGATAAATATTTCAATGTAAAGCTAGTCACATTTTCATACCCTATTACTTTTAAAGATCAAATTATTGGGGTGGTTGGTACCGATATCCTATTTGATGATTTTGAAAAAATGATTAATGATATCAAGGTCTATGATACAGGATATGCATTTTTACTATGTGAGAAGTTTGAATTTTTAATTCATCCAACCTATACAATTGAGGACAATATAGATTCAGTTGCTAACGGAGCCCTAAAAGGGGTTAAAATAGATATGTCTGAAAACCCTGATGGAATAAGCTTCTATACTGTCAATAATACAGAAAAAATTATGGCCTTTTCTAAGCTTAGGAATGGATGGGTATTAGGTGTGGCACCCCCTAGAGGTGAAATATTTGATAAAATTTACGAACTACGAAATTACATATTATTAATAGCTTCAGTGGGACTTCTTGTAGCTATTTTTATTTCATTGATTGTTGGAAAAAGGATATCAAAGCCAATTGTATTCGCAACAAAATTTGCAAATACAATGTCTACAGGAAACTTATCCGAAGATATTCCTCAGAAATACTTAAACCAAAAAGATGAAATAGGAATACTGGCTAATTCATTGGATACATTAATGAAAGAATTTAGACAAATAGTTACAGGTATTGTAAAATCATCGGAAGAAGTATCTACTTCATCGGAAGAATTATATTCTATGAGTACACAGGTATCCCAGATATCTAACGAAGTGGCTGTTTCAACAGAAGAAATAGCAAAGGGAGCCACAGATCAAGCTCAAAATACAGAAATCGGGGCACTAAAAGTATATGAGATAGGAACTTTAATAGAAAATAACAAGGAATTAATGGATAATATCAATACAAAAACCAATGATGTATCTAAACTTATAGGTGAAGGACTAATAATTGTTGAAGATTTAACCAATAGAACCACTGAAACAGAAAATGCTGCTAGAGATATTTCAGAAATAATTAACCAAACAAACGAAAAAGCTAGTAATATTGGAGAAGCAAGTAATCTAATAACATCTATATCAGAGCAAACAAATCTTTTAGCCTTAAATGCAGCAATAGAAGCAGCTAGGGCAGGTGATGCTGGTAAGGGATTCGCTGTGGTTGCCGATGAGATAAGAAAGCTAGCAGAGCAATCAACACGATCATCGGAAAAAATAGATGCTATGGTTAAGGAATTAACACAAAGTTCTATTCTTGGAGTAAATACTGTTAACAAGGTTCTGGATATTGTAAAAAATCAGGTTGAAAGTGTGGAAGAAACAAAGGTAAAATATAATGAAATATCCGGTGCCATAGAGACATCAAAAGAAGCTATAAACAATTTAAATGATTCTGAATTAGAAATGAATAATAAAAAAGTAGAGGTTATGGATACAATACAAGGACTTTCTGCCATAGCTGAACAAAATGCAGCGGGAACACAGGAAGTATCTGCTGCTATAGAGGAGCAAGCTTCTTCTGTTAAAAATATAGAAGTTTCTAGTGAACAGCTTTCCAAATTAGCCGAAGAACTAATAGTATTAATCTCAAAGTTTAAAGTTAAGTGATAAAATGGTATGCAATTTGTTCAAGTGAAAGAAGAGCAAAAAACAATATATCTGTGATTTAATCAAAATAGAAACTCCTTTTTGGTAATAGTAATAATAAAACCAAAAGGAGTTTCTTACTGTTAAAGTAGTAAAAAGTCTTATGGAAAGTAATTAGGAGTAGATTCACCACTATCATATGATCACTTTATAGGCTTCCCACATTTAGGGCAAAATGAAAAATTATTATCAAGTGAAGCTCCACAATATGGACAATAATTTTTTTTAGTATTTAGACCTTCTTTATCTCCTTGTCTAACATTAGTTTTGGGATTTGTTTGAGCCCATCTATCAAGGGGGTCATCTTCTTCTGAGGAATCCACTATATCAAATTCAGAAAAACGATTCTTCCCTGTGGCGTTTTTATAATGATATGATGCTTGGATAATGCCCATGATTATAAAAACTATACCAAATAAAGGAAATATCTTGCCAATAATTCCAAATGGCGCATTTGCAGTCATGGTGAAAGCTACAATAGTCCAAAAAACACCAAAAACCACTGCGACTATGGAGCCCATAAAGGACATGCCAGAAGGCCCACGTCCAGGTTTAATACTTTTCATTTTATATTCCTCCATTTACTTATTTGATTTAGACCTATTTCTTTGTTTTGCTATTTGGGAAATTTTATCATATTCACTATCTACAAATGTAATACCACAATCCGGGCATTTTTTTTCATATATAGACACTTGCGCACCACATGCGGGACATGTTTCAAGTAAACCCACATTCTTCTCTTTTTCCTCATCAAACAAATGCTTCAAATTCTCTAGCTTTACACCATCTACTTCAATGACCCTAAGCTTATCTGGGGAAAACCAAATTATATTGCCATCTTTATCACATACTGCCACTATCCTTGTTTCTCCCTCTTCTTCATCGGGAAATAGATTCCCACCTATAAAGCTTGGCCTCGTTGCTTTATAGGTACCATAACCAGCTCCTAAAAAAATAAATTTCTTAAGGGTTTTTTTATGTCTTACTATAACAGCCATATATAATCCCTCCTAAAATATATTCAAAAATCTTAACCTATATCCTTCACAGTATTCTGTTCTAGAAATGGCTGATACATCATAAGCGCATGGTTTTCTGTAATGTATTCATCATCTACAATATTATTATTAAAATCAAGAACATTCCTATATATCACATTATGTCTGACATATCCCCCCCAATATTCATGGGTAATCTTATGTTCTTTTTCATATACCTGATATGTAAATAGGGGTTTCTCCATTGCTCTCCATTCTCCAACTAAATAGTCATCCCTTAGGTATACCTGTAATTGATAGGGTTTATTTGTACCATTAAATATCTGCAAATCCCTATAATTATACACACATGTGGCTCCACTACCAAAGGGCTGAGTTCTTTTTGAATCGGGAAATACATCGTAGCTATGCCTATATCTCTCCGTTACCATTAAGGGTGTATGTAAGGTCATCCAATATATCATATTTGATAATTGACATAATCCCCCTCCAACACCGGACTTAAACCCACCATAAAAGAGTATCATTCCATCTACATATCCTTTTATTCTATTAGGTTTACCTATTAACTTCCAATATGAAAATGTTTCTCCTGGATTTATTATTATCCCATTTAACTTCTTAGTAGCTATTTTCAAATTAGTAACCTTGTTGTGCTGCATCCACATGTCTACATTTTTTAATTTTCTAAATAATGGAGTTTTATGGGTAAATACCATCTCTGGTAACAGAGTTTTTGAATATACCCTAGAATATTTTTTACTACTAAAATACCACTCAAAATATCTTTTATAGGTATAATATAGTTTTCCCAGTGCTATCCTCATCCTAGATCTTTTAATTGGCTTCATATTTTCCACCATTTTTTCACGCCTCGCTTTTCATACGATCCTATTCCATGGTTCCCCCTTGGTTTTTTATATAATAATTATTCTTTGATTATATTCTTTTGTTTTAAAATGTTATAAATTCTTTGATCATCTCTTTTATCAATGACATTGCTGCCCTCTATATCATTAAAGGTTATTTGTATACCATCTTCTAAATCCACCATAGTTGCTCCTACAGGATAAAATGAAGACAATACCGATTGCATATAGAACCCTTCATATACCAATTCCTTATTCACATATACAATGAATTTATCCATTAACCCGGTATTAAACAATTTAGATCCACCTATATACATCTTAGTATCATCATTATTGTTTTTTGCTTTTAATTTATCAAAAAAATCTTTGTCGAATATAATCTCATGTGTATTCCAATCATAGGTTTGTATATCAGCATCTGTGAATAAAGGTTTTTCGCTTATTGAATAATTTTCTACATTAGTTCCATATACTTTACCAAGGTACACTTCAAAACCTATATCCTTTGAAGACTTGGTGCAACCCTGCAATAATGTTATACAAAGTATCATAACTAGTATGCATATATTTTTTGCTATCTTCAATTTAATTCCACACCCTTACTTATTTTTTAGTTCTTGCTCCTAATAGTCCCAAATATCTTACCTAATATAAGAATATACCATCAATCCTATTTCATTCAAAATTATAACATTTTTTATCTAAAATATAAAGAAAAGGCTTTTATATAGTATTATTTCATCACTATATGACCCTCAAATTCATAGTCATTATATTAACCTTTAAAATATAATATTCTTTGGTTATATACAAAGACACTATTACTTCTTCTCCTCCATTAACTTATGGGGCTTCATTTGCAAATCCTTTATTGCTCATTTTCTCTGTTATAAAATTTGATGTAAATAAGCTGCACAATCAGTATTTATTAAAATAAATATCCTACACTTACTATGTAGTACATATTATACATCAAAACCTATAAATCAATAATTTCTTCCTTTGTTTCATATTTATTTCCTTCAAGATACTTAAATAAAAGTTTATTATCATCTAAAAATTTCACATTACTAACTACACTTGATGAATTTGCAGTTGATGAATAATTTCTTGAAACCTCCTTGTAGTACACTGACTTATCAAAAGCGTCTGATATGATTAACTTTCCGTCTTTCATGTATATAACCTTCCCATATTCATAAAGCAAATAGTTAAAGTAAATCTTAGATATTTTCTCAGAAATAGGCTCAAACAAAATAGCATATCTACTTGGATTTCCAGTACTTATAGATACTTCAATGATTTGATTTTCATGCAATTTAATATATGGTTGTTTTGGATAGCTAAGTTTTTCTACAATATCATTATCACTACCATATAACACAACCTCATATTCTGATTCACTAACTTTATGTACATCATAATATTTCCTTGAATCTACCACTTCTTTCTTACATCCAGCATAAAGAAACATTATTACTATAATGATTATAATAAAAGTGAAAATCTTCTTATTCATCTTTCCCCCAACATGTTATTTATTCCTAAAATATATTGCTGCCAAAATTGCTATTGGAATAAAATATATGCACCATATAAGCAAGGCAATTATACCTATTAACGCTGAACTGTCCCCACTATTTTGAAATAGATTAAGTATAGGCATAGCAATACTAGAAATTAAAAATATCCCATGTACCATCAGTAATGTCTTTAGCCATTTATCAATCTTACTTCTTGAATTTATTGAAATACCAACCAAAAAAGTAGATAATGCCATCATTCCATATCCAAATAAATTTAAATTAAAAAATAGACTTCCTATTGACTGATATGATAATACCTGTATCACATTCTCTGTTGCTGTTTTATTGGCAACAGTAGTAAGTTGAGTAAAATATACTATATTAATTAATACTCCATATATACATCCAAAAACAACCCCGCCTAGTGCTACTGATTTTCTATCTTCTATAGTTTCAGTATAGAATGCGCAAGTTAATAGTATATACCCCCAAGAAAGTATCATACAAACTAAGTATCCTAAAGATGGATTTCCTACAATCATTGATATCCCAAAAAGTAGTGTTGTGATACTAACTATAACTGCCGAGTAAAACCCTAATTTACTATTCATATGTTTCATCACCTCTTTCAAAATAGTACACTGGAATCTTCTTGTTCTATTGTTCTAAGATGAGGGGCCCTCTAGAGTCAAAGTCGTTATTCAGCTTTGTAGCCATTTACCTAGATTCTTGTTTAGTATTATAATTTACTAATTTTATGCACTCTACTTTATCTTTACACCAACTACCAATTATACTCACTATGTTCGCCTTAGACATCAAAAGCGAAGTTAGTAAAACGCCATACATAAAAACATGGGTATAGTTAATTATAGCCATATGGCAAAATTGCTGTATTCAAAAGTACCACTTCCATGATGCAATTTGTCATCCATTTTCAGTTCAGTAAATGCTTTCTTCATATCTTGAAGTATAGAGGGCTTAATATTTAAATCATGGTGAGCGGGAAACACCCTTTTTACAGGCAAACTTGCAACTCTCTCCATGGATGATAAATATGCTTCGGGATCGGTTGATGGGAAATACGCAAATAATGTTCCTTTGTAAACCAAATCGCCAGTGAAAAGATATTCCCGATCCTTTTCATAAAAGCACATATGACCAGGTGAATGACCGGGGGTGTGTAGGACTTGTATAGTACGTCCTCCAATATTAATAACATCATTATCCTTTAAAACTCCTGTAGCCGTACCTTGAAACAACCTGTAATCATCGATATTAAAACTTTCTGGTAGCTCACAGTCCTCAACAACAAAGGCCTTTATTTGTTCCAAGGTTAATGGAAACTCGCCTTCAAGCCAATTCACCTCATCTTCATGTACATAAAAATTGGGAAAATACTCATGTCCTCCAATATGATCCCAATGTACGTGAGTAGCAACAGCTATTATAGGTTTATCTGTTAATTTAACGACTTCATTATAAATATTCATAATACCAAGACCTGTATCAATTAGTAAACTAGAAGTTGTCCCATTTATAAGATACGCATGGGATTCCTCCCAGTGTTTATACTCGCTAATGATATGAGTATCTTTGTCAATTTTTTCAATAGTAAACCAATCGCTCATAAATTTTCCCCTTCTCTATTGTTTTATATTAATAGTTTTTCCTCCTTATTTCCTTTAAGCATACAATAATTAGACGATTATCATTAGCATCTTATTTCATTTTCAGTATATTTATTGAAACTATGTTCATAATATGGTAATATAAGCTCAATAAGGAGTGACTAATTATGTTAAAACCCTTTACACCTAATTATTTACCTATTTCATTATCTGAAGATAATATTATATATTTATACAAACTAACAATTGATGCTAGAGTCAAAATAGAAAGATTTAATTCTCTTCTAGAAAGATCTATCATTAGTGACGAAGCTTTGGTTTTCTTCTCTTTACATGAGTCTATAGAATCCACTAGAATTGAAGGAACTCAAACAACATTTAGTCAAATTATGGAATCTGATATTACTGGTGAAAGCAATAATGATATTCAAGAAGTTAAAAATTATCTTGATGCTCTTGAATATGGTAAACAAAAACTTAAATTGATTCCAATTTCAACAAGAATGTTTTTTGAATTACACTCTATTATTCTTAAAGATTCTAGAGGTCAAAACCGTTCTCCTGGTGAATATAGAAAAATTCAAAATTTTATTGGTCCTACTTCAAACATAAAGGATGCTACATATATTCCTCCGGAACCTAACTTAATAAGTGATTATATGTCAAACCTTGAGAAATATATTAATGATGATTATGAAGATAACTTAGACTATTTAATTCGTGCTGGTATTATCCATGCTCAATTTGAATCTATTCATCCATTTCTTGATGGCAATGGAAGACTGGGTAGAATCCTCATAATGTTATATCTTCTTGATAAAAAAGTAATTTCAAAACCATCATTTTTCCTTAGTGAAGAGCTAGAAAAAAATAAATATAAATACTATGGTCTATTAAATAATCTAAGGACTACTACACCAAAGTGGAAAGACTGGCTTGAATTTTTCCTAATTTCTTCTGCTAAACAGGCTAATAAAAATATTGAGAAACTAACAAAAATTGAATCACTATCTAATAATTTATTAAATTATGCAAAGGAACATGGCATTAGAAAAGACTTAATTGATTTCATATTTAGAAAGCCTTTTTTTACCGTTAATGACGTGCAAACTAATTTAAATATTAGCTATAATACTGCTAATTCACATATACAAAAACTACTTGCATCAAATAAAATATTTCCTGATGATAGAAAACGTAATAGAATATTTAGATTTTACGAGATCCTCGATATACTTGAAAGCTAGTTTAATAATGTCGACTAACGCTGCCACAGTTCGTAAATACTCACATAAGGGTTTCGCTAACTGGCACGTTAGTCCTAGTTTTCAGTTGGATTTATATATTTTTATGATTTATATATTTTTATTGTTTCTTGCTTGATAGAAGGTCGAATATATGCCCATATGCCTTCAGATAGTTTGATTCTAAATCATAATAATCCCCTTTTGACCAGTTCCCGACTCCACTTCTACTCCTTTCTATAATTATTACATTATCTTCAATATGAGAATCTTCGAATAAATCTGGGTTTTTGAATGGATTTATAATAAAAACATCCCAATTATTCATTACTAATTCATCTAGCATCTTCTTATCAAACATCCCATTGGAAATATCACTATTAATGAATAGGGCATCGTATTTTTCAACATCCAAATTATGAATTTCATTTAAGGAAATATTATCTATAAATATACTATCATCTGTTTTGAAGTTAAATGTGCCTGCAACTGCAATATTCAAATGCTTATCTGATTTAAAAATAAAATCATTGGTATTATATTTTATTAGCTCCTCAAGTTTTTCGTCTTGCCATTCAATGACCATGTTATCATATCCGTCGGACTGTGTTTTGATTATTGAGAATAGTTGCTGCACTTCGCTGAATATCAATTTTTTATTTTCAGGCAATTCAAATCTAAGTTCATTTGATCCGTTGTCAAATTCAAACGAGTTAATATTTATATCCTTAACATAGGAAATTATAATATCTATATCTTCAACAAATGATTTTACTCGTAACAGTCTATATTGATAGTCGATGTCTTTCATAAAAGAATTTTTAACTGTATCAGTTTTATTACATAAAGCATGATTTCTCACCTTATAAATACCATATTTCTTTTCTAAATAAACAATACCTATCATTTGCTTATCTTCTACTACTACTAATTCCCCATTTAGCCATTCAGCAGTATCATGTATCACGAACGTAGTCTTACTATGATAGGAAATATCTTCAAAGTATTTGCTAATTGTATACTCTAACTGATTTGGTAACAATGCTTTCCAAAAATAAGCACCTACTAAAAAAATCAATATAAGTACAATAGATATTTGAATTAGTTTATTCTTCATATTAATCATCTCCAAAAATTTAAATTAGTCACTTAAATGCTACAGCTTAAAAATACTTATAACTAAGAATTGCGTCTACGGTTTCGGCTTGACGACGTGCCCAAACTGAACCACCATACCCCTTCTCCATGACGGTGATTGTACCCAATGAAGGAATGTCCGTAGCAAACAGAAATATATTATTATACGATGTCCTACCAACTTCTAGTCATTAAGATAATGTATATATAAGATGTGGTGTATGGTTTATAAGAATATCAACTATATTTTACCATTTTGAATAGGATATAGTAAGAAGAATATATAAAAAATATCAAACAAATTTCAGTATCAAAATCAATAAAACTTATAAAATCCATATATACATTATGCAGACTAAATTATATATCTTTAGAAAATAGGGATTTGGAATATGGAAAATTAGATTTAAGAATAGGACATATCAAAGAAGAAAAAATGCTAGACATAAATAGAAAACTTCTTAAACAATTAGATGAGGAAATTGCATAACTCTTACTTGGCAGAATTGCATAATACATATGGTATAGCTTTGAAGAATTTTAGACTACATATGGTAGATAGTTTTTGTAGAAGGTAATTATGCAATTTGCTCAGATATAAATTTTATCTTTAAATTCCATTATTCATATTGTAAAATATTTTAAGCCGTGTTATAATTTCCTTGAAGAAAACTAAATATTAACTAGGGGAGCCTGTATGAATAGGCTGAGAAAGAGATGTTATCTCTGACCCTCATAACCTGACGTGGTTAATCCCACCGTAGGGAAGTGTGTTATAGTAAGTATTTTACAATATATTTATTTATCGTATACTTATCACAAATTCTCTAGAATTTGTGATTTTTTATTACTTACTATTCTATTTCTAAGAGTGTTATGAGGGAAGCAGATAATCTGCTTCCCTTTTTATTTAATTCAAGTTAATGTTTAACTCTAACATTTAAGCTCTCTGTTCTCAACCGTTTCATAAATATCTTTAGTTCAACATTAACTTTAACTATTGGATTTTGATTCCATCATTAAGGAGAGGAGGATTCATTATGCTAGTTAATGGAAAGTATATGGACTTTGAAAATATTTCAATTCTTCAGCTACTAAATAAATTAAAGCTTGATATGAATAAGGTAGTTGTAGAAGTCAATTTTGACATAATTTCAAAGGAAAGCTACTGTGATTTTGCTTTAAATAAAGAAGACAAAATTGAGATTATTAGCTTAGTAGGTGGTGGTTAGATTGAAAATCTTCTTAAACGAAAAAAGTGTTGACGTGGATAAATGCACTACAGCTTTTGGGATAAAAAGGAGCTTTAAACCTAACGCTGATATAGTGATTCTCAATGGTTTTATCATAGGTGAAGATATTGTTGTTAAAGAAAATGATAGAGTAACGCTTATTAGAAGAGGTGAAATCCCATCTAAAAGTGAGCTTGAGAGTCTTATGATTTCACGCCATACCCCGGGAGTTCATGAAAAGATAAAAAAGGCTAGAGTTGGAGTTGCAGGTCTTGGAGGATTAGGGTCAAATGCTTCTATTTCATTGGCAAGGATTGGTATAGGCTATCTAAAGCTAGTGGATTTTGATGTGGTTGAGCCTAGCAATTTAAATAGACAACAGTACTTCATAAAGCATTTAGGAATGAATAAAACTGAGGCTATGAAGGAATTAATCTCCCAGATAAATCCCTTTGTAAAAATAGAGACTGAAAATGCTTATATAAATAAAAACAATGTGGAAGGTCTTTTTAATGATGTGGATATTATAGTTGAAGCCTTTGACAATGCTAAATCTAAGGCTGAACTTATTAACGCAGTACTCAAGAAGATGCCTGAAAAGAAAGTGGTAGCAGCTTCAGGAATGGCAGGATATTTTTCAAGTAATACAATAATCACAAAAAAAATAAGGGAAAATTTCTATCTAGTGGGTGATGATGTTTCTGAGGCAAAAACTGGTTGTGGTCTCATGGCTCCTAGAGTTTCAATTGCTGCTAATCATCAGGCAAATATGGTTTTAAGAATAATAATGGGTGAAAAGGATGTGTAGCGGAATGGATAAGTTAATTATTGGTGGAGTAGAGCTTAACAGTAGACTCTTAATAGGTACTGGAAAATTCCCTAACAAAAAAATTATTCCAGATGTAATCAAAGGCTCTGGAGCTAATGTAATTACTATGGCACTTAGAAGAGTAGACCTCAGCTCTAAGGAGGAAAATATCCTAGAGTACATCCCAAGGGATTGTATATTACTTCCTAATACTTCAGGAGCTAGAAATGCCAATGAAGCCATTAGAATAGCAAGACTTGCAAGGGCAATGGGCTGTGGAGATTGGGTTAAGATTGAGGTTATCTCAGATAATAAATACCTTCTACCCGATAACTATGAAACTATAAAGGCAACTGAAACCCTAGCTAAGGAAGGATTTATTGTACTTCCATATATGAGCCCTGACCTAATGGCCGCAAAAAGCTTAGTCAGTGCAGGAGCAGCCGCAGTTATGCCTTTAGGCGCTCCAATAGGTACCAATAAGGGGCTTCAAACAAAGGAATTAATTAGAATATTGATAGAAGAAATAAAGCTTCCTATTATTGTTGATGCAGGAATCGGTAAGCCTTCCCATGCTGCAGAGGCTATGGAAATGGGAGCAGCCGCGGTTTTAGTCAATACTGCAATTGCCACTGCTGGTGATCCCATAAGGATGGGGGAAGCCTTTAATCTAAGTATTAAAGCCGGAAGGATGGCTTATCTTTCAAAGCTTGGGCCAGAAAGAAGCTATGCTGAGGCATCTTCTCCATTGACCGGATTCTTGAATATATAGGGGTGGTATAGAATGTCTTTTTATGATGAGTACCTTAAATTTAAAAATCTTGATTTTATGAGCTTCTTTGAAAAAACAACTAAATCAGATGTGATGAGGGC harbors:
- a CDS encoding thiazole synthase, with the protein product MDKLIIGGVELNSRLLIGTGKFPNKKIIPDVIKGSGANVITMALRRVDLSSKEENILEYIPRDCILLPNTSGARNANEAIRIARLARAMGCGDWVKIEVISDNKYLLPDNYETIKATETLAKEGFIVLPYMSPDLMAAKSLVSAGAAAVMPLGAPIGTNKGLQTKELIRILIEEIKLPIIVDAGIGKPSHAAEAMEMGAAAVLVNTAIATAGDPIRMGEAFNLSIKAGRMAYLSKLGPERSYAEASSPLTGFLNI
- the thiF gene encoding sulfur carrier protein ThiS adenylyltransferase ThiF; translated protein: MKIFLNEKSVDVDKCTTAFGIKRSFKPNADIVILNGFIIGEDIVVKENDRVTLIRRGEIPSKSELESLMISRHTPGVHEKIKKARVGVAGLGGLGSNASISLARIGIGYLKLVDFDVVEPSNLNRQQYFIKHLGMNKTEAMKELISQINPFVKIETENAYINKNNVEGLFNDVDIIVEAFDNAKSKAELINAVLKKMPEKKVVAASGMAGYFSSNTIITKKIRENFYLVGDDVSEAKTGCGLMAPRVSIAANHQANMVLRIIMGEKDV